Proteins encoded in a region of the bacterium genome:
- a CDS encoding DNA-binding protein — protein MKEYSDGKAYLLRFDKGEEVVAKLLDWAAKTKLDGAFLTGIGAVEQPKLGYYDAHKKAYIDREFDGEYEIASLAGNLGWDEANPLAHIHVSISGPNFLAFGGHLYSAIVSGTLEMNVIPFQSRLNRRYREELNLKLLD, from the coding sequence GTGAAAGAGTACTCTGACGGAAAAGCCTACCTGCTCAGATTTGACAAAGGAGAGGAAGTGGTAGCTAAACTGCTTGACTGGGCAGCCAAGACAAAACTCGATGGAGCCTTTTTAACTGGTATCGGTGCCGTTGAACAGCCAAAACTGGGTTATTATGACGCTCATAAAAAGGCTTATATAGACAGGGAATTCGATGGCGAGTACGAAATAGCGTCCCTTGCCGGAAATCTCGGCTGGGACGAAGCGAATCCTTTAGCGCATATACACGTCTCCATCTCAGGCCCTAACTTTCTGGCTTTCGGCGGACACTTGTATTCCGCTATCGTTTCAGGTACTCTGGAGATGAACGTCATACCTTTTCAGTCGAGATTGAACAGACGATACCGTGAAGAGCTTAATCTTAAGCTTCTTGATTAA
- the mnmG gene encoding tRNA uridine-5-carboxymethylaminomethyl(34) synthesis enzyme MnmG: protein MDNYDVIVIGGGHAGIEASYASARMGCRTLMIALNLETIGLMSCNPAIGGLGKSQLVREIDALGGLQARLADRCGIHFRKLNRSKGPAVQSTRIQCDKSLYRDFAKRVLEETPNLSLWQDEAESLFIENGRVAGVEAKTAGRIRSRVVVLAPGTFLSGLLHIGVDSFPGGRLADQSPNLLSKTLRVLGFEMGRFKTGTPARIDGRTLDYSKMEPQPGEEPPPGLSFFTKFKLKNQVKCYLTRTNNVVHEIIKENLDRSPLYTGQIKGTGVRYCPSIEDKVIRFEDKDSHRVFIEPEGLTTHEIYPNGLSTSLPLDVQKKMIQEIPGMEGAELTRPGYAVEHDFVQPTQLFAWLESKSIDDLFLAGQINGTTGYEEAAAQGLLAGINAALRVRGETPFVLRRDQAYIGVLIDDLVTKGTNEPYRMFTSRVEYRLLLREDNAAARLSELGKRIGLLREKDFHNVEVVETAVNETVERLVKSRPSIAMTNKVLEAHGADSTTERLSLAEVLRRPEIVLSDLMDIDKDLSALSETVRERVEIEIKYKGYVERALLEAKRFQKIENVRIPEGIIYEKIQGLSNEVIEKLKNILPTSLGQASRISGVTPVALLALYRFLNSDHEEQQ, encoded by the coding sequence GTGGATAATTACGACGTAATTGTCATTGGAGGCGGCCATGCAGGCATAGAAGCTTCCTATGCTTCTGCAAGGATGGGGTGCAGAACACTTATGATCGCCTTGAACTTGGAAACCATAGGCCTCATGTCCTGCAACCCCGCAATAGGCGGCTTGGGGAAAAGCCAGCTTGTTCGGGAGATAGACGCGCTCGGCGGTCTTCAGGCAAGGCTTGCCGACCGGTGCGGGATCCATTTCCGCAAGCTCAATCGCAGCAAGGGACCCGCTGTGCAATCTACAAGAATCCAGTGCGATAAGTCTTTATACAGGGATTTTGCTAAACGGGTGCTCGAAGAGACGCCTAATCTTTCGCTTTGGCAGGACGAGGCGGAGTCGCTATTCATAGAAAACGGCCGAGTTGCAGGAGTAGAGGCAAAGACCGCGGGAAGGATTCGTTCTCGTGTTGTAGTTCTTGCCCCCGGCACTTTTCTCTCCGGGTTACTTCATATTGGAGTCGACAGTTTCCCGGGCGGAAGACTTGCCGATCAGTCACCCAACCTTCTTTCCAAAACCCTGAGGGTACTGGGTTTCGAGATGGGCAGGTTCAAGACAGGCACTCCTGCGAGAATAGACGGACGCACTCTTGATTATTCAAAAATGGAACCGCAGCCCGGAGAGGAACCGCCGCCCGGTCTTTCATTTTTCACGAAATTCAAGCTTAAGAATCAAGTTAAATGCTACCTTACAAGGACAAACAATGTCGTTCACGAGATTATAAAAGAAAACCTTGATCGTTCGCCTCTTTACACCGGACAAATAAAAGGCACCGGAGTGAGATACTGCCCATCCATTGAGGATAAGGTCATCAGGTTCGAGGACAAGGATTCGCACAGGGTATTCATAGAGCCCGAGGGTCTTACAACGCACGAGATTTACCCTAACGGACTCTCGACCAGCCTTCCCTTGGACGTTCAGAAAAAGATGATTCAGGAAATCCCGGGAATGGAAGGGGCGGAACTCACAAGACCAGGATACGCAGTCGAGCACGATTTTGTCCAGCCAACGCAGCTTTTTGCATGGCTTGAATCGAAATCTATCGACGATCTTTTTCTTGCGGGTCAGATTAACGGAACAACCGGTTACGAAGAGGCCGCAGCCCAGGGGCTCCTGGCAGGCATTAACGCCGCACTCAGAGTGAGGGGTGAGACGCCCTTTGTCTTAAGAAGGGATCAGGCGTATATCGGAGTCCTTATAGATGATCTTGTGACCAAAGGAACCAACGAACCTTATAGAATGTTTACCTCGCGGGTGGAGTATCGTTTACTGCTTCGTGAGGACAACGCCGCGGCAAGATTATCCGAACTCGGTAAGAGAATCGGGTTGTTGAGGGAGAAGGACTTTCACAATGTCGAGGTCGTAGAAACAGCCGTTAATGAAACAGTTGAGAGGCTCGTGAAATCAAGGCCTTCCATAGCAATGACTAATAAGGTTCTTGAAGCACACGGTGCGGATTCGACAACGGAAAGACTCAGCCTTGCCGAAGTTCTCAGGCGTCCGGAGATAGTACTAAGCGATTTAATGGATATCGATAAAGACTTGAGTGCACTCTCGGAGACGGTCAGGGAGCGTGTCGAAATAGAGATTAAATACAAGGGTTATGTTGAACGTGCCCTCTTGGAAGCAAAAAGATTCCAGAAGATTGAGAATGTGAGAATACCGGAAGGGATAATTTACGAAAAGATACAGGGATTATCCAACGAAGTAATCGAGAAGCTAAAAAACATACTTCCTACAAGTCTTGGGCAAGCGTCGCGGATATCGGGCGTAACACCAGTTGCCTTGCTGGCTTTGTACAGATTTCTCAATTCTGACCATGAAGAACAGCAATAA
- a CDS encoding epoxyqueuosine reductase: MKNSNNLTQELIKYVLSQGADLAGAAGTKTISSERNLVHGDFKYVIVAAIRLSESVLAEITDYPTKTYYHHYRTVNMALDQLALKIVRFLQAGGHKAFPVPASQLVDWEKQRGIFSHKHAAVEAGLGWLGRNNLLVTPDCGSQIRLVSVLTDAELDAGRPLDQDCGECRDCIDACPASAIADDPAFFDHERCYSQLDTFVRKKLAGQHICGICVKACSPSRRKKL; this comes from the coding sequence ATGAAGAACAGCAATAATCTGACACAGGAATTGATAAAATACGTCCTATCCCAGGGAGCCGATCTTGCAGGAGCGGCAGGCACAAAGACTATTTCAAGCGAGCGCAACCTGGTTCATGGGGATTTCAAGTATGTGATTGTTGCCGCCATAAGGCTTTCGGAAAGCGTTCTTGCGGAGATAACCGATTATCCTACTAAAACATATTATCACCACTATCGAACGGTGAACATGGCTCTCGACCAGCTTGCCTTAAAAATCGTTCGATTCCTGCAAGCTGGAGGGCACAAGGCTTTTCCTGTTCCTGCATCTCAACTTGTTGACTGGGAAAAACAAAGAGGGATTTTTTCTCACAAGCATGCGGCGGTAGAGGCAGGCCTGGGATGGTTGGGCAGGAATAATCTTCTTGTGACGCCTGACTGCGGTTCGCAAATAAGACTGGTATCGGTTCTCACGGATGCTGAGCTTGATGCGGGCAGGCCTCTGGATCAAGATTGCGGTGAATGCCGCGACTGCATCGATGCTTGCCCTGCGTCCGCGATTGCGGATGATCCGGCATTCTTCGATCACGAGCGTTGTTATTCTCAACTGGATACATTTGTCCGTAAAAAGCTGGCAGGGCAGCATATATGCGGGATTTGCGTCAAGGCGTGCAGTCCTTCCCGCAGAAAGAAGCTCTGA
- a CDS encoding sodium:solute symporter family protein has protein sequence MNWVILGIYFALFIVISVIAYKKTRNTPEDFFLAGRSLGPLVYFLSFAATNFSAFFFLGFAGASWQFGLGQYGIMGVGTALVPVSFYFIGRKVWKLGREKGYLTAPELLAGEFASPLLRIIVFAVMVVFTLPYLFTQALGAGMILSSLAGADITKISAVIVILLIGGFVALTGMRGTAWTDVMQGGIMIVAMITAVVFISKGLGGFCQAGLKAFNSSPEHFMRPGPQGFFTPLKWLSFIILWSLVNPLFPQLFTRFYTAKSIKSLKASAWLYPLLICFLFLAPVLVGVWARGTKLNFTNPDMVLPTMVSNYAPSWVHALVMTGALAALISTAVAQLLALSTMLTNDLGIKKNKVLIGRILTMGLCFIVIGFVFAGFGSAGIFTTLVKTTFSGLIALTPSTIAALYFKKISPLAPILSIIAGEVSVVLIWLKILPVFGLIDGIVAFLVSLLVLVIAAFVFRPKVGLEQSAKQEMSQ, from the coding sequence ATGAACTGGGTCATTCTGGGGATATACTTCGCGCTGTTCATTGTCATCTCCGTGATTGCATACAAGAAAACCAGGAACACCCCGGAGGATTTTTTCCTTGCAGGCCGCTCTCTCGGACCCCTTGTCTATTTTTTGAGTTTTGCGGCAACAAACTTCTCTGCGTTCTTTTTCCTCGGTTTTGCAGGAGCGTCATGGCAGTTCGGTCTTGGCCAGTACGGAATCATGGGAGTCGGGACGGCTCTTGTTCCCGTGTCCTTCTATTTCATTGGAAGGAAAGTCTGGAAGCTAGGTCGTGAAAAGGGATACTTAACCGCTCCTGAGCTGCTGGCCGGCGAGTTCGCGAGCCCTCTGCTTCGAATAATCGTGTTTGCAGTCATGGTTGTTTTTACATTGCCTTATCTTTTTACGCAGGCGTTGGGTGCAGGAATGATTCTTTCGAGTCTTGCGGGGGCCGACATTACTAAAATCAGCGCCGTGATAGTGATTCTTTTGATAGGCGGCTTCGTAGCCCTGACCGGTATGAGGGGCACGGCATGGACCGACGTCATGCAGGGAGGAATAATGATCGTTGCCATGATAACGGCGGTCGTTTTCATCTCCAAAGGGTTGGGAGGTTTTTGCCAAGCCGGTTTAAAGGCATTCAACTCCTCACCTGAACATTTCATGCGTCCTGGTCCGCAAGGATTTTTCACTCCATTAAAATGGTTGTCGTTTATCATACTCTGGAGTCTTGTCAATCCGCTGTTTCCTCAGCTCTTCACGCGGTTTTATACTGCAAAGTCGATTAAATCGCTGAAAGCGAGTGCATGGCTTTATCCATTGCTTATATGCTTCCTTTTTCTTGCACCTGTTCTTGTCGGTGTCTGGGCGCGCGGAACCAAGCTGAATTTTACCAATCCCGATATGGTTCTTCCGACCATGGTCTCCAATTATGCTCCCTCCTGGGTGCACGCTTTGGTCATGACGGGCGCTCTTGCCGCTCTTATCTCCACCGCTGTAGCCCAGCTCCTGGCGCTCTCAACTATGCTTACGAACGACCTGGGTATAAAAAAGAACAAGGTCCTTATCGGCCGCATCCTGACTATGGGTTTATGCTTCATTGTCATAGGCTTCGTTTTTGCCGGGTTCGGTTCTGCAGGGATTTTTACAACACTCGTCAAAACCACTTTTTCGGGTTTGATAGCTCTTACGCCCTCGACAATTGCAGCTCTCTATTTCAAGAAAATCAGCCCGCTGGCGCCTATCCTATCCATCATCGCCGGAGAGGTTTCGGTCGTTCTTATCTGGCTGAAGATTCTGCCTGTTTTTGGACTTATCGACGGCATTGTCGCTTTTCTTGTATCATTGCTGGTTCTTGTAATAGCGGCGTTCGTTTTCCGGCCCAAAGTGGGTCTTGAACAATCTGCAAAACAGGAAATGAGCCAGTGA